Proteins from a genomic interval of Lysobacter stagni:
- a CDS encoding chemotaxis protein CheW → MTQPAIDAYLDELLDLHVDAVAPAVEVPSVPPAPVAAPVPFEIPAGLLDELDTDPLFAAVSSEPQATAPAPMIDAALLAELDCDPLFVAASHEPPAAAPMIDTALLAELESDPLFAAASIPSQPAASTPMIDDALLAELDSDPLFVAAASPPPAPAIREAAVVPAPAPKPAAPAPAPAPMAPIARPAPSTGLRPVEFMPPALMPSVTTTHRWLRVAVGEDSYAIELLRVQEVGRTSPIVAMRGAVPSVLGAMNLRGRIVPVFDLGLWLGTGRVNPDERARIVVVERDNELIGALVSAVDDVVTLGPDRIEPPLMASPSRAIVGVARVVAKPTVLLDANALFG, encoded by the coding sequence ATGACGCAGCCCGCCATCGACGCCTACCTCGACGAACTGCTCGACCTTCACGTCGACGCCGTCGCGCCCGCGGTTGAAGTGCCGTCGGTGCCACCGGCGCCGGTCGCGGCACCGGTGCCATTCGAGATTCCCGCCGGCCTGCTGGACGAACTCGATACCGATCCGCTGTTCGCAGCGGTATCTTCCGAACCGCAGGCCACCGCACCGGCACCGATGATCGACGCCGCGCTGCTGGCCGAACTGGATTGCGATCCGCTGTTCGTCGCCGCATCGCACGAGCCGCCCGCCGCCGCGCCGATGATCGACACGGCCCTGCTGGCCGAACTGGAATCCGATCCGCTGTTCGCTGCCGCATCCATCCCATCGCAGCCCGCGGCATCGACGCCCATGATCGATGACGCGCTGCTCGCCGAACTCGATTCGGACCCGCTGTTCGTCGCCGCGGCCTCACCGCCGCCCGCACCGGCGATACGCGAAGCCGCGGTCGTCCCTGCGCCCGCACCGAAGCCCGCCGCGCCTGCGCCTGCGCCTGCGCCGATGGCGCCGATCGCACGCCCTGCGCCGTCCACCGGCCTGCGCCCGGTGGAATTCATGCCGCCGGCGCTGATGCCCTCGGTCACCACCACGCATCGCTGGCTGCGCGTCGCCGTCGGCGAGGACAGCTATGCCATCGAACTGCTGCGCGTGCAGGAAGTCGGCCGCACCTCGCCCATCGTCGCCATGCGCGGCGCGGTGCCGTCGGTGCTGGGCGCGATGAACCTGCGCGGCCGCATCGTGCCGGTGTTCGACCTGGGCCTGTGGCTGGGTACGGGCCGCGTCAACCCCGACGAACGCGCGCGCATCGTCGTGGTGGAACGCGACAACGAACTGATCGGCGCGCTGGTGTCGGCCGTGGACGACGTGGTGACGCTCGGCCCGGACCGCATCGAACCGCCGCTGATGGCCAGTCCGTCGCGGGCGATCGTGGGCGTCGCCCGCGTGGTGGCGAAGCCGACGGTGCTGCTGGACGCCAACGCACTCTTTGGGTGA
- a CDS encoding ParA family protein: MRAWAIANQKGGVGKTTTSLLLARGLATAGHRVLLLDLDPHASLTRAFEVPADPPPSGTHDLFSGSGAGLLELARYTEIPHLQLVAAQAALATLERRGATQPGLGLALGRALHTVREVYDYVLMDCPPTLGLLMVNALAAADRLIVPTQTDPLALHGLADMLRTAEMVERSRRRPLPRHVLPTLFDRRTRTGVASLYELQDRYGERVWPHAVPMDTRLRDAASLTKAEPPDGRGADMYRRALKWLLETEANGDQRREAA, encoded by the coding sequence ATGCGCGCCTGGGCTATTGCCAACCAGAAGGGCGGCGTCGGTAAGACCACGACGTCGTTGTTGCTCGCACGCGGACTGGCCACCGCCGGCCACCGCGTGCTCCTGCTCGATCTCGATCCGCACGCGTCGCTGACGCGCGCGTTCGAAGTGCCGGCCGATCCGCCGCCATCGGGCACCCACGACCTGTTCAGCGGCAGCGGTGCCGGCCTGCTCGAGCTGGCGCGGTACACCGAGATCCCGCACCTGCAGCTGGTCGCCGCGCAGGCGGCGCTGGCCACGCTGGAACGTCGCGGCGCCACGCAGCCGGGTCTGGGCCTTGCGCTGGGTCGCGCGTTGCACACGGTGCGCGAGGTCTACGACTACGTGCTGATGGACTGCCCGCCCACGCTCGGGCTGTTGATGGTCAACGCGCTGGCCGCGGCCGATCGCCTGATCGTGCCCACGCAGACCGATCCGCTCGCACTGCACGGTCTGGCCGACATGCTGCGCACTGCGGAGATGGTGGAGCGCTCGCGCCGCCGACCGTTGCCGCGCCACGTGCTGCCCACGCTGTTCGACCGGCGCACACGCACCGGCGTCGCCAGCCTGTACGAATTGCAGGACCGCTACGGTGAGCGCGTCTGGCCGCATGCCGTGCCGATGGACACGCGCCTGCGCGATGCCGCCTCGCTGACCAAGGCCGAGCCGCCCGACGGACGCGGCGCCGACATGTACCGGCGCGCACTCAAGTGGTTGCTGGAAACCGAAGCCAACGGCGACCAGCGCCGGGAAGCGGCGTGA
- a CDS encoding STAS domain-containing protein, whose amino-acid sequence MNALPLPSDLGIEHVTDLQSVLREHLDDAEPLSLAGDRVERVHTAGLQILHAFVRERAALGRQTTVTDASPVLAEAARQLALACSLGVDAPAAA is encoded by the coding sequence ATGAACGCCCTGCCTCTTCCTTCGGACCTCGGCATCGAACACGTCACCGACCTGCAGTCGGTGTTGCGCGAACACCTGGACGACGCCGAACCGTTGTCCCTGGCGGGCGATCGCGTGGAGCGCGTGCACACCGCCGGCCTGCAGATCCTGCATGCCTTCGTGCGCGAACGCGCCGCGCTGGGCCGCCAGACCACCGTCACCGACGCCTCGCCCGTGCTCGCCGAAGCGGCGCGCCAGCTTGCGTTGGCGTGCAGCCTCGGCGTCGATGCGCCGGCCGCCGCCTGA
- a CDS encoding MinD/ParA family protein, which produces MPSPADLNATVSAARAPVRVISVASGKGGVGKTSVSVNLAMSLVHAGQRTLLLDTDLGLANVDVMLGLSPKFTLADVLSGRCELQDTLLEGPRGLWVVPAASGKRHMTELLPQQHVGLVHAFCQLDLPLDAMVVDNAAGISDSVLTFCQAAQDVIVVVCDEPASVTDAYALIKVLSRERGVTRVQVLANQVNNAVEGKQLFEKLERVSARFLDVTLHYMGAIPRDEWLRRAIQRQEAVVEAFPGCPSALAFRDIARRASSWQSPTGPRGGVEFFMERLVAHSAGGAAHANDPLRSAVA; this is translated from the coding sequence ATGCCATCGCCAGCTGATCTGAACGCTACCGTCTCCGCAGCGCGCGCACCCGTGCGCGTCATCTCCGTGGCCAGCGGCAAGGGCGGCGTGGGCAAGACTTCGGTGTCGGTGAACCTGGCCATGTCGCTGGTCCATGCCGGTCAGCGCACGCTGTTGCTGGACACCGACCTGGGCCTGGCCAACGTCGACGTGATGCTCGGGCTGTCGCCGAAGTTCACCCTGGCCGACGTCCTCTCCGGACGCTGCGAACTGCAGGACACGCTGCTGGAAGGCCCGCGCGGCCTGTGGGTGGTGCCGGCCGCATCGGGCAAGCGCCACATGACCGAACTGCTGCCGCAGCAGCACGTCGGCCTGGTGCACGCCTTCTGCCAGCTCGACCTGCCGCTGGACGCGATGGTGGTGGACAACGCCGCCGGCATCTCCGACAGCGTGCTGACCTTCTGCCAGGCCGCGCAGGACGTGATCGTGGTGGTCTGCGACGAACCGGCCTCGGTGACCGACGCCTACGCGCTGATCAAGGTCCTCAGCCGCGAGCGCGGCGTGACGCGCGTGCAGGTGCTGGCCAACCAGGTCAACAACGCCGTCGAAGGCAAGCAGCTGTTCGAGAAGCTCGAACGCGTCAGCGCCCGCTTCCTCGACGTGACCCTGCATTACATGGGCGCGATCCCGCGCGACGAATGGCTGCGCCGCGCGATCCAGCGCCAGGAAGCCGTCGTCGAAGCGTTCCCGGGTTGCCCGTCGGCACTGGCCTTCCGCGACATCGCACGCCGCGCCAGCAGCTGGCAGTCGCCGACCGGTCCGCGCGGGGGCGTCGAATTCTTCATGGAACGCCTCGTCGCGCACAGCGCGGGCGGCGCGGCCCACGCGAACGATCCATTGAGGAGCGCCGTCGCATGA
- a CDS encoding protein phosphatase CheZ produces the protein MTDASCGKAFPDDRQAVIARLHAALWALEHDDLAGWRTNVDALIQWRSQPLVQGLARLARELENALGDGGIASTGSLPEACARLEHVVHVSEEASHRTLDLIQECGVLLGTLPDAAADEQAATVAAIRSRMSEMTAAQGYQDLTGQIIRRVVDLVRAVHAGLGEATDASATPLQLNNTRGFGPSVAGVDPTPATQDDANELLSSLGL, from the coding sequence GTGACCGACGCGTCCTGCGGGAAAGCTTTCCCGGACGACCGGCAGGCCGTGATCGCACGTCTGCACGCAGCGCTGTGGGCGCTGGAACACGACGACCTGGCCGGCTGGCGCACGAATGTCGATGCGCTCATCCAGTGGCGCAGCCAACCCCTGGTGCAGGGTCTGGCACGCCTTGCGCGCGAGCTGGAGAACGCGCTGGGCGACGGTGGCATCGCCTCCACCGGCTCGCTGCCGGAAGCCTGTGCGCGACTGGAACACGTCGTCCACGTGAGCGAGGAAGCAAGCCATCGCACGCTGGACCTGATCCAGGAATGCGGCGTGCTGCTGGGCACCTTGCCGGACGCCGCCGCCGACGAGCAGGCGGCGACCGTCGCCGCGATCCGCTCGCGCATGTCCGAAATGACCGCCGCGCAGGGCTATCAGGACCTCACCGGCCAGATCATCCGCCGTGTCGTGGACCTGGTGCGGGCCGTGCACGCGGGTCTTGGCGAGGCCACCGATGCCAGCGCCACGCCGCTGCAACTGAACAACACACGCGGCTTCGGCCCGTCGGTGGCGGGTGTCGATCCCACGCCGGCGACGCAGGACGACGCGAACGAACTGCTGTCTTCGCTGGGGTTGTAA
- the cheY gene encoding chemotaxis response regulator CheY — MDKNIRILIVDDFSTMRRIVKNLLNDLGFHNTAEADDGSTALIELKKAPFDLVVTDWNMPGMPGIDLLKAIRADASLAKIPVLMVTAEAKREQIIEAAQAGVNGYVIKPFTAATLEDKLNKVFERMGAAA; from the coding sequence ATGGACAAGAACATCCGCATCCTCATCGTCGACGACTTCTCGACCATGCGACGCATCGTCAAGAACCTGCTCAACGACCTGGGCTTCCACAACACCGCCGAGGCCGACGACGGCAGCACCGCGCTGATCGAGCTGAAGAAGGCGCCGTTCGACCTGGTCGTCACCGACTGGAACATGCCCGGCATGCCCGGCATCGATCTGCTCAAGGCGATCCGCGCCGATGCGTCGCTGGCGAAGATCCCGGTGCTGATGGTGACCGCCGAGGCCAAGCGCGAGCAGATCATCGAAGCCGCGCAGGCCGGCGTGAACGGTTACGTCATCAAGCCCTTCACCGCGGCGACGCTGGAAGACAAGCTCAACAAGGTGTTCGAGCGCATGGGAGCGGCGGCGTGA
- a CDS encoding RNA polymerase sigma factor FliA encodes MNAAAQYRATQRAADTFNATEIVERHGELVRRIAHHLAARLPASVEIDDLIQAGMLGLIDAARNFQADQGAAFETYASIRIRGAMIDEIRRGDWVPRSVHRRYRDVVAATREVEQRTGRAATSQEVAGALNVPLDEYHRMLEDAARGQLISLEAHLDEHDGEPHLASHAGTTPAREFEQGEFREALGEAISNLPEREQLVLSLYYEQELNLREIGAVLNVSESRVCQIHGQAMLRLRSRLGEWRGAHEDDEDDGY; translated from the coding sequence ATGAACGCCGCCGCCCAGTACCGCGCCACCCAGCGCGCGGCCGATACCTTCAACGCCACCGAGATCGTCGAGCGCCATGGCGAACTGGTGCGACGTATCGCGCACCACCTCGCCGCGCGCCTGCCGGCCAGTGTGGAGATCGACGACCTCATCCAGGCCGGCATGCTCGGCCTGATCGACGCGGCACGCAATTTCCAGGCCGACCAGGGCGCCGCGTTCGAAACCTACGCATCCATCCGCATCCGCGGCGCGATGATCGACGAAATCCGTCGTGGCGACTGGGTGCCGCGCTCGGTGCACCGGCGCTATCGCGACGTCGTCGCGGCCACGCGCGAGGTGGAACAGCGCACCGGCCGCGCCGCGACGTCGCAGGAAGTCGCCGGCGCGCTCAACGTGCCGCTGGACGAGTACCACCGCATGCTCGAGGACGCCGCGCGCGGCCAGCTCATCAGCCTGGAAGCGCACCTGGACGAGCACGATGGCGAACCGCACCTGGCCTCGCACGCCGGCACCACGCCCGCGCGCGAGTTCGAGCAGGGCGAGTTCCGTGAAGCGTTGGGCGAAGCGATTTCCAACCTGCCCGAACGCGAACAGCTGGTGCTGTCGCTGTACTACGAGCAGGAACTGAACCTGCGCGAGATCGGCGCGGTGCTCAACGTCAGCGAATCGCGCGTGTGCCAGATCCACGGCCAGGCGATGTTGCGCCTGCGTTCGCGACTGGGCGAATGGCGCGGCGCGCATGAGGACGATGAGGACGATGGGTATTGA
- a CDS encoding flagellar motor protein — protein MDRLSLTGVVLALVALLGGSVLKGAGLSGLWSPAAFVIVILGTTAAILLQTPLPTFKRAMTIVRWVFRPPVQDRPAMIARLVEWSTVARRQGLLGLEAEVNAQEDPFVRKGLQMVVDGVEPESIRQMLEIELHGQSQRDMAAAKVFEGMGIYSPTLGIIGAVLGLMAVMKNLADPSKLGHGIAAAFTATIYGIGMANLMLLPMAAKLKGLITQQADEREMIIEGLIAIAQGENPRNIEARLNGFVV, from the coding sequence ATGGACAGACTCAGCCTCACCGGTGTCGTACTCGCGCTGGTCGCCCTGCTCGGCGGCAGCGTGCTCAAGGGCGCGGGCCTCTCGGGTCTGTGGTCGCCGGCGGCGTTCGTCATCGTGATCCTGGGCACCACCGCAGCCATCCTGCTGCAGACGCCCCTGCCCACCTTCAAGCGCGCCATGACGATCGTGCGCTGGGTGTTCCGTCCGCCGGTGCAGGACCGTCCGGCGATGATCGCGCGCCTGGTCGAATGGAGCACCGTCGCGCGCCGCCAGGGCCTGCTGGGCCTGGAAGCGGAAGTGAACGCACAGGAAGACCCGTTCGTGCGCAAAGGCCTGCAGATGGTCGTCGACGGCGTCGAGCCCGAGTCCATCCGCCAGATGCTGGAGATCGAACTGCACGGACAGTCGCAGCGCGACATGGCCGCTGCGAAAGTGTTCGAGGGCATGGGCATCTACTCGCCCACGCTGGGCATCATCGGCGCGGTGCTGGGCCTGATGGCGGTGATGAAGAACCTCGCCGACCCGAGCAAGCTCGGCCACGGCATCGCCGCCGCGTTCACCGCGACCATCTACGGCATCGGCATGGCGAACCTGATGCTGCTGCCGATGGCGGCCAAGCTGAAGGGCCTGATCACGCAGCAGGCCGACGAGCGCGAGATGATCATCGAGGGCCTCATCGCCATCGCCCAGGGCGAGAACCCGCGCAACATCGAAGCACGCCTCAACGGCTTCGTGGTCTGA
- a CDS encoding response regulator codes for MSKNLLIVDDSTSMRQMVAFALSGGGFNVREAEDGQAALDIARTQRFDAVVTDVNMPRMDGIELIRQLRQLPDYRFTPLLMLTTESGGDKKAEGKAAGATGWLVKPFDPEQLLATVRKVLG; via the coding sequence ATGTCCAAGAACCTGCTGATCGTCGACGACTCCACCTCCATGCGGCAGATGGTCGCTTTCGCCCTGAGCGGCGGTGGATTCAACGTGCGCGAGGCCGAGGACGGCCAGGCTGCGCTCGACATCGCGCGCACCCAGCGTTTCGACGCGGTGGTGACCGACGTGAACATGCCGCGCATGGATGGCATCGAGCTGATCCGCCAGTTGCGCCAGCTGCCCGACTACCGCTTCACCCCGCTGCTGATGCTCACCACCGAATCCGGTGGCGACAAGAAGGCCGAGGGCAAGGCTGCCGGCGCGACCGGCTGGCTGGTGAAGCCGTTCGATCCCGAGCAGCTGCTCGCGACCGTGCGCAAGGTCCTGGGCTGA
- the motD gene encoding flagellar motor protein MotD: MAGRRRHQHEEHANHEAWAIPYGDLITLLLAFFVVMYAISSINEGKYRVLADALSSAFGGPPRTVTPVQLGMHQLRGSAFDRPSLVTPGSNSGPSSATPIAAPRMRQALDMPTFGAAQGSAAEGIDAARERNNQQLHSLGRRIQDALSELVKQKLVTVRRSYTFLEVEIQSDILFPSGVATPNPQAVDTVLRIAEVLRDEPNAMRVEGYTDNMPIATAQFPSNWELSSARASSIVHVMMRAGIAPGRLAVVGYGQYQPVADNATPEGRNANRRVLLVILASPQGPDAIEDRTPAIAMESEAAAQAPLIDADLFPVAPQAPGAAAATARAHASGTEGIAADTATATAAAKRSSTPPPGAG; the protein is encoded by the coding sequence ATGGCCGGTCGCCGCCGACACCAGCACGAGGAGCACGCCAACCACGAGGCGTGGGCGATCCCGTACGGCGATCTGATCACGCTGCTGCTGGCCTTCTTCGTGGTGATGTACGCGATCTCCTCCATCAACGAAGGCAAGTACCGCGTGCTGGCCGATGCGCTGTCGTCCGCGTTCGGCGGTCCGCCGCGCACGGTGACGCCGGTGCAGCTGGGCATGCACCAGTTGCGCGGCTCCGCGTTCGACCGGCCCTCGCTGGTGACGCCGGGTTCGAATTCAGGTCCGTCGTCGGCCACGCCGATCGCCGCGCCGCGCATGCGCCAGGCGTTGGACATGCCGACCTTCGGCGCCGCACAGGGCAGCGCGGCCGAAGGCATCGACGCCGCGCGCGAACGCAACAACCAGCAGCTGCATTCGCTGGGCCGTCGCATCCAGGATGCGTTGTCGGAACTGGTGAAGCAGAAGCTGGTCACCGTGCGCCGCAGCTACACCTTCCTGGAAGTCGAGATCCAGAGCGACATCCTCTTCCCCAGCGGCGTGGCCACGCCCAACCCGCAGGCGGTGGACACCGTGCTGCGCATCGCCGAGGTGCTGCGCGACGAGCCCAACGCGATGCGCGTGGAGGGCTACACCGACAACATGCCCATCGCCACGGCGCAGTTCCCGTCGAACTGGGAACTGTCTTCGGCGCGTGCGTCCAGCATCGTCCACGTGATGATGCGCGCCGGCATCGCGCCCGGCCGCCTGGCCGTGGTCGGCTACGGCCAGTACCAGCCGGTGGCCGACAACGCCACGCCGGAAGGCCGCAACGCCAACCGCCGCGTGCTGCTGGTGATCCTCGCCAGTCCGCAGGGTCCCGATGCGATCGAGGACCGCACGCCGGCCATCGCGATGGAATCCGAGGCGGCCGCGCAGGCGCCGCTCATCGATGCCGATCTTTTCCCCGTCGCGCCGCAGGCGCCGGGCGCCGCCGCCGCGACCGCGCGCGCACACGCGTCCGGTACCGAAGGCATTGCCGCCGATACGGCGACGGCCACCGCGGCGGCCAAACGTTCCTCCACCCCACCACCGGGAGCGGGCTGA
- a CDS encoding chemotaxis protein CheA translates to MNAIADDIAADFLIEAREILDQLGEQMVALEHAPTDRTCLNTVFRGFHTIKGGAGFLDFVPMVSICHAVEDRLNVARDGTVPMDASAFDGAQQALDLLVDMLAAVSNGEEPVPAPAALIQSLRDGTKGFVTSMPTLPAASATPKPASGDIDEAEFDALLDSLHGVTATTRSPAPAPAQAAPTRAKPAPAAAPKAAEDPTVRVDVRRLDAMVDLVGELVLARNRLKTIRPRLRDEDLDRAVTALDVATSRLQSAVMMVRMQPVGRVFARFPKLARDVARQVSKSVELDIVGADTELDRNLVEALADPLVHLVRNAIDHGIEAPATRRASGKSEQGTVRLSAQQEGDHVSIEVSDDGAGIDPEKIRRSACNKGLIDADAAARLTSEECLNLIFMAGFSTRSEVSDLSGRGVGMDVVQSKIRELSGQVQIHSEVGRGTRFVIRVPLTLAILPTLLVELDGDVYALPLVRVVEVLAHDRVEAIWVDGQSMLDLRDEPLPLIDLRTWLGLTPEPATAKTCVVLQSGEQRFCLTVDRVRGREEVVIKALPRTLRGLAGYAGASLVGDGRMALILDVDALLRTGLRNSSNAARDR, encoded by the coding sequence ATGAACGCCATCGCCGACGACATCGCCGCCGACTTCCTGATCGAAGCGCGCGAGATCCTCGACCAGCTCGGCGAACAGATGGTCGCGCTGGAACACGCGCCCACCGACCGCACCTGCCTCAACACGGTGTTCCGCGGTTTCCACACCATCAAGGGCGGTGCCGGCTTCCTCGACTTCGTGCCGATGGTGTCGATCTGCCACGCAGTGGAAGACCGCCTCAACGTCGCACGCGACGGCACGGTGCCGATGGACGCTTCCGCGTTCGACGGCGCGCAGCAGGCGCTGGACCTGCTGGTGGACATGCTGGCCGCCGTATCCAACGGCGAGGAACCCGTTCCGGCACCGGCCGCGCTGATCCAGTCCCTGCGCGACGGTACGAAAGGCTTCGTCACCTCGATGCCCACGCTGCCGGCAGCATCGGCCACGCCGAAGCCGGCCAGCGGCGACATCGACGAAGCGGAGTTCGACGCACTGCTGGATTCGTTGCACGGTGTGACCGCAACGACCCGCAGCCCGGCGCCCGCACCGGCGCAGGCTGCTCCCACGCGCGCGAAACCAGCGCCCGCTGCCGCGCCCAAGGCGGCCGAAGACCCCACCGTCCGCGTCGACGTGCGGCGCCTGGACGCGATGGTCGACCTGGTCGGCGAACTGGTACTGGCGCGCAACCGACTGAAGACCATCCGCCCGCGCCTGCGCGACGAGGACCTCGACCGCGCGGTGACCGCGCTGGACGTGGCCACCTCACGCCTGCAGTCGGCGGTGATGATGGTGCGCATGCAGCCGGTGGGCCGCGTGTTCGCACGTTTTCCCAAGCTCGCGCGCGACGTCGCGCGACAGGTGTCGAAGTCGGTGGAGCTGGACATCGTCGGCGCCGACACCGAGCTGGACCGCAACCTCGTCGAAGCCCTCGCCGATCCGCTGGTGCACCTGGTGCGCAACGCCATCGACCACGGCATCGAAGCGCCGGCCACGCGTCGCGCTTCCGGCAAGTCCGAACAAGGCACCGTGCGGCTGTCCGCGCAGCAGGAAGGCGACCACGTCTCCATCGAGGTCAGCGACGACGGCGCAGGCATCGATCCGGAAAAGATCCGCCGCAGCGCCTGCAACAAGGGGCTGATCGATGCCGACGCCGCCGCGCGCCTGACGTCGGAGGAATGCCTCAACCTCATCTTCATGGCCGGCTTCTCCACGCGCAGCGAGGTCAGCGACCTGTCCGGGCGCGGCGTCGGCATGGACGTGGTGCAGTCGAAGATCCGCGAACTCTCCGGACAGGTGCAGATCCATTCCGAGGTCGGCCGCGGGACGCGCTTCGTGATCCGCGTGCCGCTGACGCTGGCGATCCTGCCGACGTTGCTGGTGGAACTGGACGGCGACGTCTACGCGCTGCCGCTGGTGCGCGTGGTCGAGGTGCTGGCGCACGACCGCGTGGAAGCGATCTGGGTCGACGGGCAGAGCATGCTCGACCTGCGCGACGAGCCGCTGCCATTGATCGACCTGCGCACGTGGCTGGGACTGACGCCGGAACCGGCCACCGCCAAGACCTGCGTGGTGCTGCAGTCGGGCGAACAGCGCTTCTGCCTCACCGTCGACCGCGTGCGCGGCCGCGAGGAAGTGGTGATCAAGGCGCTGCCGCGGACGCTGCGCGGGCTGGCCGGCTACGCCGGCGCCAGCCTGGTCGGCGACGGCCGCATGGCGCTGATCCTGGATGTTGACGCACTGCTCAGGACCGGATTGCGCAACTCAAGTAACGCGGCGAGGGACCGTTAA